The following proteins are co-located in the Nitrospira sp. genome:
- the carB gene encoding carbamoyl-phosphate synthase large subunit: MPKRTDIQSILMIGSGPIVIGQACEFDYSGTQACKALKAEGYKVILINSNPATIMTDPEMADRTYVEPITLDVVEKVLDRERPDALLPTMGGQTALNTTMGLVKRGVLDKYRVALIGASAEAIHKAEDREAFKQAMHRIGLRVPKSGTAHQRQEALAILDTVGFPAIIRPSFTMGGTGGNIAYNREEFERLIDWGLAMSPVSQVLIEESVIGWKEYELEVMRDLKDNVVIVCPIENFDPMGVHTGDSITVAPAMTLTDKEYQRMRDAALRIIREIGVDTGGSNIQFGINPANGELVVIEMNPRVSRSSALASKATGFPIAKIAAKLAIGYTLDEITNDITGVTKASFEPTIDYVVVKIPRFAFQKFKGADPTLTTQMKSVGEVMAIGRTFKESLQKAIRSLELELNGFASRFGLDRGVPAGFNRPEAIEKLSRVLRTPVPERLWYVADAMRLGFTDEKLFATTRIDPWFLEQVRQLVDFERMLAGHAADPEAVLGSELLWDAKELGFSDDRIAQLLGCEATAVQRARTEHPTRGVTYKRVDTCAAEFEAQTPYLYSTYGMECEARPSDRRKVVILGGGPNRIGQGIEFDYCCVHAAMALREDAIDTIMVNCNPETVSTDYDTSDRLYFEPLTHEDVLNIVHRERPIGVVLQFGGQTPLKLALPLSKAGVRILGTSPDAIDLAEDRERFRGLLNRLGLMQAESGTARSIEEAVQIAGRISYPVMVRPSYVLGGRSMQIVYDEIALLEYMHSAVKASPNHPVLIDKYLADAIEVDADAISDGETVVVAGIMEHIEEAGVHSGDSACSLPPYTLDKAIARDIERQMRLLALELGVVGLMNAQFAVKDRTIYVLEVNPRGSRTVPFVSKAIGVPLAKLAMKVMMGKTLKDLRFTEAPLPTHFSVKEAVFPFNKFPGVDVLLGPEMKSTGEVMGIDGDFGWAFAKSQAGAGAVLPTSGTAFVSVKQADRPVALDLAKRLRALGFQIQATSGTAGYLREHGVEVSTVNKVKEGRPHIVDHIKNGAVALLINTVRTASAHADSLSIRREALHRGVPYFTTMRGAHAAVMGIEATAQKGLAIRSLQEYHRP, from the coding sequence ATGCCCAAACGAACGGACATTCAGTCAATCCTCATGATCGGGTCCGGTCCGATTGTCATCGGCCAAGCCTGTGAGTTCGATTATTCCGGCACGCAGGCCTGCAAAGCGCTGAAAGCGGAGGGTTATAAAGTCATTCTCATCAACAGCAATCCGGCGACGATCATGACGGATCCGGAAATGGCTGACCGGACCTATGTCGAACCGATTACCTTGGACGTGGTTGAAAAGGTGCTCGATCGGGAACGCCCGGACGCCTTGCTTCCCACCATGGGTGGGCAAACGGCCCTCAACACCACGATGGGGTTGGTGAAGCGAGGAGTTCTCGATAAATACCGGGTCGCTCTCATCGGCGCTTCAGCGGAAGCCATTCATAAAGCGGAGGACCGGGAAGCGTTCAAGCAGGCGATGCATCGAATCGGCCTGCGGGTGCCGAAGAGCGGGACCGCGCACCAGCGACAGGAGGCCCTGGCGATTCTCGATACCGTCGGCTTCCCCGCAATCATTCGTCCGTCCTTCACCATGGGGGGGACCGGCGGAAACATCGCCTATAATCGCGAGGAATTCGAGAGGCTGATCGATTGGGGGCTGGCCATGAGTCCGGTCAGTCAGGTGCTGATCGAAGAATCGGTCATTGGGTGGAAAGAGTATGAATTGGAGGTCATGCGTGATCTGAAGGACAATGTCGTCATCGTGTGTCCGATTGAGAACTTCGATCCGATGGGCGTGCACACCGGAGACAGCATTACGGTCGCGCCGGCCATGACGTTGACCGACAAAGAATACCAACGGATGCGGGATGCAGCACTTCGTATCATCCGAGAGATCGGGGTCGATACAGGAGGGTCCAATATTCAGTTCGGCATCAACCCAGCCAATGGGGAGCTGGTCGTCATTGAAATGAATCCTCGGGTATCTCGAAGCTCGGCGCTGGCATCGAAGGCGACCGGGTTTCCGATCGCGAAGATCGCCGCCAAACTGGCCATTGGATATACCTTGGATGAGATTACCAATGACATAACCGGTGTCACAAAGGCATCGTTTGAACCGACGATTGATTATGTGGTCGTCAAGATCCCGAGGTTTGCCTTTCAGAAGTTCAAGGGGGCCGACCCGACCTTGACCACGCAGATGAAGTCGGTCGGGGAAGTGATGGCGATCGGACGCACCTTCAAGGAGTCTCTGCAGAAGGCCATTCGCTCTCTGGAGTTAGAACTGAATGGGTTCGCGTCACGGTTCGGACTTGATCGAGGTGTTCCCGCCGGGTTTAACCGTCCGGAAGCGATCGAGAAACTCAGCCGGGTGCTGCGGACACCAGTACCGGAACGACTGTGGTACGTGGCCGACGCTATGCGCTTGGGATTCACGGACGAGAAGCTGTTTGCAACGACGAGGATAGATCCCTGGTTTTTAGAACAAGTCAGACAGCTGGTGGACTTTGAACGAATGCTTGCCGGTCATGCCGCCGATCCAGAGGCCGTCTTGGGCAGCGAATTGCTGTGGGATGCGAAAGAGCTTGGATTTTCTGACGATCGGATCGCGCAATTGCTCGGATGCGAGGCGACAGCGGTCCAGCGAGCAAGGACGGAACACCCAACACGAGGGGTCACCTATAAACGGGTCGATACCTGCGCTGCGGAGTTCGAGGCGCAAACTCCGTATCTCTATTCCACATACGGCATGGAGTGCGAAGCCAGGCCGTCGGATCGACGGAAGGTCGTGATTCTGGGGGGAGGTCCCAATCGGATCGGACAAGGGATCGAGTTCGACTACTGCTGTGTTCATGCGGCCATGGCGCTTCGAGAAGACGCGATCGACACGATCATGGTGAACTGCAACCCGGAGACGGTGAGTACGGATTACGATACGTCGGATCGGCTGTACTTCGAGCCGCTGACGCATGAAGACGTCCTCAACATCGTTCATCGGGAGCGGCCGATCGGAGTGGTCTTGCAGTTCGGCGGACAGACGCCCTTGAAACTGGCGCTTCCGCTCTCGAAAGCCGGTGTGAGGATTCTTGGGACCAGTCCCGACGCCATCGATTTGGCGGAAGACAGGGAACGGTTTCGTGGTCTCCTGAATAGGTTGGGCTTGATGCAGGCCGAAAGTGGAACCGCCCGATCCATCGAGGAAGCGGTGCAGATCGCCGGGCGGATCAGCTATCCGGTCATGGTTCGTCCGTCCTACGTGCTGGGCGGACGTTCAATGCAGATCGTGTATGACGAAATCGCCCTGCTGGAGTACATGCATTCCGCAGTCAAGGCGTCGCCCAATCATCCGGTCTTGATTGATAAGTACCTTGCCGATGCCATCGAAGTCGATGCCGATGCGATTTCGGACGGCGAAACCGTAGTGGTTGCGGGAATCATGGAGCATATCGAAGAAGCAGGGGTTCATTCCGGCGATTCGGCCTGTTCGCTGCCTCCCTATACGTTGGACAAGGCCATCGCGCGCGACATCGAGCGGCAAATGCGTTTGCTGGCATTGGAACTCGGCGTCGTCGGGCTTATGAATGCACAATTTGCCGTTAAAGACCGGACCATCTATGTGCTTGAAGTCAACCCTCGCGGATCCCGGACCGTGCCGTTTGTCAGTAAAGCGATCGGCGTACCGCTCGCCAAGTTGGCGATGAAGGTGATGATGGGAAAAACACTTAAGGACCTGCGCTTTACGGAGGCTCCTCTGCCGACACATTTCTCGGTCAAAGAAGCGGTTTTTCCGTTCAACAAATTTCCCGGGGTCGATGTTCTGCTGGGACCTGAAATGAAATCGACCGGAGAAGTGATGGGCATCGACGGAGATTTCGGATGGGCGTTTGCAAAGTCCCAAGCGGGAGCCGGAGCCGTCCTCCCGACATCCGGGACTGCCTTTGTGAGTGTGAAGCAAGCCGATCGTCCTGTCGCCTTGGATCTCGCGAAACGGTTACGTGCACTCGGGTTTCAGATTCAAGCCACCAGCGGAACAGCCGGTTATCTGAGAGAGCACGGAGTTGAAGTGAGTACCGTCAATAAGGTGAAAGAAGGACGTCCGCACATTGTCGACCATATCAAGAATGGCGCGGTGGCACTCCTCATCAACACCGTGCGGACTGCTTCTGCTCACGCGGATTCGCTGTCCATCAGACGGGAGGCTCTCCACCGAGGCGTTCCGTATTTCACAACCATGAGAGGCGCCCATGCGGCCGTGATGGGCATCGAAGCGACCGCCCAAAAGGGTTTAGCGATTCGTTCACTACAAGAGTATCATCGGCCATAA
- the greA gene encoding transcription elongation factor GreA yields the protein MPTPITKKGYDALKAELDRLRKIERPKVIEAIAEARAHGDLSENAEYDAAKERQGFIESRISELETKLADARVVETVGRTTETVVFGATVLVVEQESQAKKQYTLVGQDEADMKFNKISVQSPVGRALIGRRVGDFVEVKTPVKLVEYEVLEIKFEDF from the coding sequence ATGCCGACCCCAATTACGAAGAAGGGCTATGATGCGTTGAAGGCGGAATTGGATCGTTTGCGCAAAATTGAGCGACCGAAAGTGATCGAAGCGATTGCGGAGGCCAGAGCACATGGCGATCTCAGCGAGAATGCCGAGTACGATGCCGCCAAAGAGCGCCAAGGATTTATCGAGTCACGCATTTCCGAACTCGAGACAAAGCTCGCAGATGCCCGCGTGGTGGAAACCGTGGGACGTACCACCGAGACGGTCGTCTTCGGCGCAACTGTGTTGGTCGTCGAGCAGGAGTCCCAAGCGAAAAAGCAATACACCTTGGTCGGACAAGACGAGGCCGACATGAAATTCAACAAGATCTCCGTACAGTCTCCTGTCGGTCGCGCGCTCATCGGTAGGCGTGTCGGAGATTTTGTCGAAGTGAAGACCCCCGTAAAGCTGGTCGAATACGAGGTTCTGGAGATCAAATTCGAGGACTTCTGA
- a CDS encoding SAM-dependent chlorinase/fluorinase yields MPDARPIITLLTDFGERDCFVASMKGVILSINSSAAIIDLSHQIASHQIQEAGYFLKSCYRYFPERTIHVAVVDPGVGTERRALLVSAAGSFFIGPDNGLFTEVLEQEVGAKVWQINSPQYRLETVGSTFDGRDVFAPAAAWLSKGVPPTFFGPVVQDPIRRSVAIPVWHEELLVGKIVSVDRFGNLISNLTARQVREFRAAMGQTVEIHVGTHVIHELVGSYSQGNRQTPSALINSSGNLEIFLQEESAAQSLQIGVGEEVRLC; encoded by the coding sequence GTGCCGGACGCACGCCCTATCATCACGCTCTTAACGGATTTCGGCGAGCGTGATTGTTTTGTGGCAAGCATGAAGGGGGTCATTCTGTCGATCAATTCCTCCGCTGCCATCATCGATCTCTCACACCAAATCGCCTCCCACCAGATCCAGGAAGCCGGATACTTCCTGAAGTCCTGCTATCGCTATTTCCCGGAAAGGACCATCCATGTTGCCGTTGTCGATCCCGGGGTCGGGACGGAGCGCCGGGCATTGCTCGTTTCCGCGGCCGGCTCGTTCTTTATCGGTCCGGACAATGGGTTGTTCACCGAAGTGCTGGAGCAGGAGGTCGGGGCGAAAGTATGGCAGATCAACAGCCCACAGTATCGCTTGGAAACAGTTGGGTCGACCTTTGACGGTCGGGATGTGTTCGCGCCGGCTGCCGCTTGGTTGAGCAAAGGAGTCCCACCGACGTTTTTTGGGCCGGTGGTTCAAGATCCGATCCGACGTTCCGTGGCGATCCCGGTTTGGCATGAGGAGTTGCTGGTCGGGAAGATCGTCTCCGTCGATCGGTTCGGGAATCTCATTTCCAATCTCACGGCGCGCCAGGTCCGTGAATTTCGAGCCGCAATGGGACAAACTGTGGAGATCCATGTCGGTACGCATGTCATTCACGAATTGGTCGGAAGCTACAGCCAAGGGAATCGCCAGACTCCATCGGCATTGATCAACAGCAGCGGGAACTTGGAAATCTTTCTCCAGGAAGAAAGCGCAGCACAAAGCCTGCAAATCGGCGTCGGTGAAGAAGTACGTCTATGCTGA
- the lhgO gene encoding L-2-hydroxyglutarate oxidase — MQTCDFLVIGGGVIGLSIARELRRRRTDTRILLIEKEPLCGAHASGRNSGVLHAGFYYSPDSLKAKFTRLGNERLTAYCEEKQIPLNRCGKLVVAKDAADLPSLDELFRRGQLNGIELQALSEAEAKSIEPRVKTYQRALFSPRTSTVNPLQVVNAMQQDALHEGIQIRCGTAYRGRDNGNVRTNQDSIQAGYVVNAAGLYADKIAMDYGFSEKYRILPFKGLYLYSDEPPGAIRTNIYPVPDLRNPFLGVHFTITADGKAKIGPTAIPALWRENYEGLGNVNFRELVEVASRGFGLLTGAGFDFRRLAMEEIAKYSRSKMVSLASVLAEGVAERHYRTWGRPGIRAQLLDITKRKLEMDFVLEWDNRSMHVLNAVSPAFTCSLPFASYVCDQIDKAIG, encoded by the coding sequence ATGCAGACCTGTGATTTTCTTGTCATTGGAGGCGGAGTGATTGGGCTGAGCATTGCCCGCGAGCTGCGGAGACGCCGGACTGATACCCGCATTCTTCTCATTGAAAAGGAACCCTTGTGTGGAGCCCATGCCAGCGGGCGCAATAGCGGCGTGCTTCATGCAGGCTTCTATTACTCGCCGGACAGCCTCAAAGCGAAGTTTACCCGCCTCGGAAATGAGCGGCTTACCGCCTACTGCGAGGAAAAACAAATTCCCCTCAATAGATGCGGCAAGCTCGTCGTCGCGAAGGATGCAGCGGATTTGCCCTCGCTCGATGAATTATTCCGTCGCGGACAACTCAACGGCATTGAGCTTCAGGCCCTCTCGGAGGCGGAAGCCAAGTCCATAGAACCGCGTGTGAAAACATACCAACGGGCTCTCTTTTCCCCACGCACCTCGACGGTAAATCCGCTCCAGGTCGTCAATGCCATGCAGCAGGATGCGCTCCATGAGGGTATTCAGATCCGGTGCGGCACGGCCTACCGGGGACGAGACAACGGGAACGTTAGGACAAACCAGGACAGCATCCAAGCCGGATACGTCGTCAACGCCGCCGGTCTGTATGCCGACAAAATTGCCATGGACTATGGATTCTCGGAAAAGTATCGCATCCTGCCGTTTAAGGGCCTCTACCTCTATTCCGATGAACCACCGGGTGCGATCCGTACCAATATTTACCCTGTCCCGGATCTCAGGAATCCGTTCCTGGGTGTCCACTTCACGATCACGGCTGACGGAAAGGCCAAGATCGGTCCGACAGCCATTCCGGCTTTGTGGCGCGAGAATTATGAGGGGCTCGGGAACGTCAACTTCCGTGAGCTCGTCGAAGTCGCGAGCCGAGGGTTCGGATTACTGACGGGAGCTGGATTCGATTTCCGACGCTTGGCGATGGAAGAGATCGCAAAATACTCGCGGAGCAAGATGGTATCACTTGCCTCGGTACTCGCCGAGGGCGTGGCCGAACGTCACTACCGCACATGGGGTCGTCCCGGAATTCGAGCCCAGCTGCTCGACATCACGAAGAGAAAGCTTGAGATGGATTTCGTCTTGGAATGGGACAACCGCTCCATGCACGTGCTCAACGCCGTATCTCCCGCCTTTACCTGTTCGCTCCCCTTCGCAAGCTATGTCTGCGATCAGATCGACAAAGCAATAGGCTGA
- the bioA gene encoding adenosylmethionine--8-amino-7-oxononanoate transaminase — MTRQPSTKQLRDWDRRYLWHPFTQMQEWEQEEPLIIERGKGSYLIDTEGKQYLDGTSSIWVNLHGHRHPALDRALKKQLDKIAHSTLLGLSNPPAIELARELIRIAPKGLTRVFYSDNGSTAVEVALKMAVQYWQQRRPEAEPKHTFLHLKLAYHGDTIGAVSVGNIELFHSRFKPLLFSTLEAEPPYCYRCPLDLNYPSCRMACIDPIEQILKRRHRELAGFIIEPLMQAAAGMVPQPAGYLKRIRELCTKYDVLLIADEVATGFGRTGRMFACEHEGVIPDLMAISKGLTGGYMPLAATLTTDEIYRGFLGAYDEFKTFFHGHSFTGNPLGCAVALANLQIFRQEKTLARLFSKIKMLTQWLKPIADMPHVGDIRQRGFMVGIELVKEKKTKESYPLSTKSGHRVASIARSKGLILRPIGNVLVLIPPLSTSTEELKKMVEILKKSVETLHID; from the coding sequence CTTCTACCAAGCAGCTCAGAGACTGGGATCGTCGCTACCTCTGGCATCCGTTTACCCAGATGCAGGAATGGGAACAGGAAGAACCGCTGATCATTGAGCGTGGAAAAGGTTCTTATCTCATTGATACAGAGGGAAAACAATACCTGGATGGCACCTCGTCCATCTGGGTGAACCTTCATGGCCATCGACATCCAGCCCTGGACCGTGCACTCAAAAAGCAACTCGACAAAATTGCCCACTCCACGTTGCTTGGCCTCTCCAACCCACCAGCCATTGAGCTGGCGCGCGAGTTGATCCGGATCGCGCCAAAGGGGCTCACACGCGTCTTCTATTCGGACAACGGCTCCACGGCGGTCGAGGTTGCGCTGAAGATGGCCGTTCAATACTGGCAGCAACGGCGCCCTGAGGCCGAACCCAAACACACCTTCCTCCATCTCAAGCTGGCCTATCACGGAGATACGATCGGCGCTGTGAGCGTCGGCAACATCGAACTGTTTCACTCTCGATTCAAGCCGCTACTATTTTCGACCCTGGAAGCGGAACCGCCCTATTGCTACCGCTGTCCGCTTGACCTGAACTACCCCTCTTGTCGAATGGCTTGTATCGACCCAATCGAACAGATCTTGAAACGTCGTCATCGTGAACTGGCCGGCTTCATCATCGAGCCGCTGATGCAAGCAGCTGCCGGTATGGTTCCCCAGCCGGCCGGCTACTTAAAGCGAATCCGTGAGCTCTGCACGAAGTACGATGTCCTATTGATCGCCGATGAAGTGGCGACGGGATTCGGACGAACGGGCCGAATGTTCGCCTGCGAGCATGAAGGTGTGATACCGGATCTGATGGCGATCAGCAAAGGGCTCACCGGCGGCTATATGCCGCTGGCGGCAACATTAACAACCGACGAGATCTACAGAGGTTTTCTCGGAGCCTACGACGAGTTCAAAACCTTTTTCCATGGTCACAGCTTCACCGGCAATCCCTTGGGCTGTGCCGTGGCCCTCGCCAATCTCCAAATCTTTCGCCAAGAAAAGACGCTCGCCCGACTCTTCTCAAAGATCAAAATGCTGACCCAATGGCTGAAGCCAATAGCTGACATGCCTCATGTCGGCGACATCCGACAACGTGGGTTCATGGTAGGAATCGAATTGGTCAAAGAGAAGAAGACCAAAGAGTCCTACCCGCTCAGCACCAAATCCGGTCACCGCGTGGCATCGATCGCCCGATCGAAAGGGCTGATCTTGAGACCGATCGGCAATGTACTCGTCCTCATACCGCCGTTATCGACTTCCACCGAGGAATTGAAGAAAATGGTGGAAATCCTCAAAAAATCCGTGGAGACTCTGCACATTGACTGA